A genomic window from bacterium includes:
- a CDS encoding class II aldolase/adducin family protein — protein sequence MKNLKKRVYEANLFLWKNNLVYGTQGNVSGIDDKREIIYIKPSGVPYEKLTESKIVGVDMNGKLIYGDLKPSVDTPHHLYIYRNLKEVKGFCHTHSKFITVFSVLGIPIPVLTTGHADIFGKDIPVSKYVDNTGDNIGKEILRVYEKTGCPSIILKNHGLFCFGESPEKASFYALMSEYFAEVFYYILIAGKILNKKIKRIPEKEIKKWFERYHSERYGQKK from the coding sequence ATGAAGAATTTAAAAAAAAGGGTCTATGAAGCAAATTTGTTTTTATGGAAAAACAATCTTGTTTATGGAACCCAGGGAAATGTAAGTGGAATAGATGATAAACGAGAAATTATTTATATAAAACCAAGTGGTGTTCCGTATGAAAAACTTACAGAATCAAAAATTGTCGGAGTTGATATGAATGGAAAACTGATATATGGGGATTTAAAACCATCTGTTGATACACCACACCATCTTTACATTTACAGAAATTTAAAAGAAGTCAAAGGATTCTGCCATACTCATTCAAAATTCATAACTGTCTTTTCAGTTCTTGGCATTCCAATTCCTGTACTTACAACAGGTCATGCAGATATTTTTGGAAAGGATATACCTGTTTCAAAATATGTTGATAATACAGGTGATAACATAGGAAAAGAAATTTTAAGAGTATATGAAAAAACAGGCTGTCCATCAATAATTTTAAAAAATCATGGCCTTTTCTGTTTTGGAGAATCTCCGGAAAAAGCATCCTTTTATGCTCTTATGAGTGAATACTTTGCAGAAGTTTTTTATTATATTTTAATCGCTGGAAAAATATTGAATAAAAAAATTAAAAGAATTCCTGAAAAAGAAATAAAAAAATGGTTTGAAAGATACCATTCAGAAAGATATGGACAGAAAAAATAA